One genomic region from Granulimonas faecalis encodes:
- a CDS encoding glycerol dehydrogenase produces MAKIYNSPSKYIQGPDELANLGTYVTPLGSKALVICSPSGKRRVGDKIAGGFETADATVVFEDFNGECSKGEVERIRGVVAGQGCDVVVGVGGGKVLDTAKAVAFYEGAPVVICPTIASSDAPCSALSVLYTDDGAFDEYLFLPSNPNIVLMDTTVIAASPVRLTVSGMGDALATWFEAKACVDADAGTCAGGKSTMAALALAELCYRTLMADGVKAKVALEAGAATKAVEHIVEANTLLSGIGFESCGLACAHAVHNGLTQLPETHGMYHGEKVAFGTLVQLVLEDAPSEQLDEVIGFCCEVGLPVTLAQIGVTDVTPEKVRAVAEAACAPGDTMGNMPFEVTVDMVESAILGADALGRYALGEDCCE; encoded by the coding sequence ATGGCCAAGATCTACAACAGCCCCAGCAAGTACATCCAGGGTCCCGACGAGCTCGCCAACCTGGGCACCTACGTGACGCCGCTCGGCTCCAAGGCCCTCGTCATCTGCAGCCCCAGCGGCAAGAGGCGCGTGGGCGACAAGATCGCCGGCGGCTTCGAGACCGCGGACGCCACCGTGGTCTTCGAGGACTTCAACGGCGAGTGCAGCAAGGGCGAGGTGGAGCGCATCCGCGGCGTCGTGGCTGGGCAGGGCTGCGACGTGGTCGTGGGCGTGGGCGGAGGCAAGGTGCTCGACACCGCCAAAGCCGTGGCCTTCTACGAGGGCGCGCCCGTGGTGATCTGCCCCACCATCGCCTCCTCCGACGCGCCCTGCTCGGCCCTCTCGGTCCTCTACACCGACGACGGCGCCTTCGACGAGTACCTGTTCCTGCCGTCCAACCCCAACATCGTCCTCATGGACACCACGGTGATCGCGGCCTCACCCGTGCGCCTCACGGTCTCCGGCATGGGCGACGCCCTGGCCACCTGGTTCGAGGCCAAGGCCTGCGTGGACGCCGACGCCGGCACCTGTGCCGGCGGCAAGTCCACCATGGCGGCCCTTGCCCTGGCCGAGCTCTGCTACAGGACCCTCATGGCCGACGGCGTGAAGGCCAAGGTGGCCCTCGAGGCCGGCGCCGCCACCAAGGCCGTGGAGCATATCGTTGAAGCCAACACGCTGCTCAGCGGCATCGGCTTCGAGTCGTGCGGCCTCGCCTGCGCCCACGCCGTGCACAACGGCCTCACGCAGCTGCCCGAGACCCATGGCATGTACCACGGCGAGAAGGTGGCCTTTGGCACCCTCGTGCAGCTGGTGCTGGAGGACGCGCCGTCCGAGCAGCTGGACGAGGTCATCGGATTCTGCTGCGAGGTGGGCCTGCCCGTGACCCTGGCGCAGATCGGCGTCACCGACGTCACGCCCGAGAAGGTCCGCGCCGTGGCCGAGGCCGCCTGCGCCCCCGGCGACACCATGGGCAACATGCCCTTCGAGGTGACCGTGGACATGGTGGAGAGCGCCATCCTCGGCGCCGACGCCCTGGGCCGCTACGCCTTGGGCGAGGACTGCTGCGAGTAG
- a CDS encoding HNH endonuclease, which produces MAGRRNWTEQEYLAALVLYLTVPSGRHDSRNPRVRELAEAMGRTSGSVVMRLANFRACDPNAGTVGLTHISQGDVALWERYLSDPEGTVEAAVGAFDAVMGSAGLDGESSVEDVLVADDLVLPQVTTREAVVSQRVNQSYFRNALLDNYGERCCVTGISVPSLLVASHIKPWAASEGPEERLTAANGLLLNALHDRAFDQGYLTLGFDGRMRVSSKLPHGGGNDILWRCDGLAVARPKRLPPAREFVEYHQDVVFKG; this is translated from the coding sequence ATGGCCGGGCGCAGGAACTGGACCGAGCAGGAGTATCTGGCCGCGCTGGTGCTCTACCTCACGGTGCCTTCGGGGCGTCATGACAGCAGGAACCCGCGGGTCAGAGAGCTTGCGGAGGCCATGGGCCGCACATCGGGGTCCGTGGTCATGCGTCTCGCGAACTTCCGCGCCTGCGACCCCAACGCGGGCACCGTCGGCCTCACCCATATCTCCCAGGGGGATGTGGCCCTCTGGGAGCGGTACCTTTCGGACCCCGAGGGTACCGTGGAGGCGGCCGTCGGTGCCTTCGACGCGGTGATGGGATCGGCGGGCCTCGACGGCGAGTCGTCGGTGGAGGACGTGCTCGTGGCCGACGACCTCGTGCTCCCCCAGGTCACCACGCGCGAGGCCGTGGTGAGCCAGCGCGTCAATCAGAGCTACTTTCGCAACGCGCTGCTCGACAACTACGGGGAGCGCTGCTGCGTGACGGGCATCTCGGTGCCGAGCCTGCTGGTGGCGAGCCATATCAAGCCGTGGGCGGCGTCGGAGGGGCCCGAGGAGCGCCTGACCGCGGCCAACGGCCTGCTGCTCAACGCGCTGCACGATCGCGCCTTCGACCAGGGGTACCTGACGCTGGGCTTCGACGGTCGCATGCGGGTCTCGTCCAAGCTGCCCCACGGCGGAGGCAACGACATCCTATGGCGCTGCGACGGGCTCGCCGTCGCCCGTCCCAAGCGCCTGCCTCCGGCCCGCGAGTTCGTGGAATATCACCAAGACGTTGTCTTCAAGGGCTGA
- a CDS encoding DUF3427 domain-containing protein, with the protein MSMPAQRIDATIAEDISASAATALVDWTVMSREELRPRLLVNNHKAGEKVLAHLLRELRGCDSFDFSVAFVRESGLILIADVLEELAARGVRGRILTGTYLTFNEPRAFRRLLAMENVDVRVFNGSLHSKGYFFHHAGSTHLIVGSANLTDTALTANQEWNIALSSTDDGDLVRSSRREFERLWHHEKTSELSEGWIEEYERFYRERQRVQAASFTQTLDGSMVAPNAMQERALLGIDEVRRHGGDKALVVSATGTGKTYLAAFDVRACRPRRMLFVVHRERIARAAMESFRRVLPKGTTMGLYAGGERTPDADCVFATVQTLSRPDHLNCFAPDAFDYIVIDEVHRAGAASYRRLLDHFDPAFLLGMSATPERMDGFDIYALFDHNIAYEIHLQDALEYDLLTPFHYFGVADVEVDGQPLEEKADFSRLVADERMRHLAEAVERYGYSGDKVRGLVFCSRNDEAAAMAERFCDMGYRAMALSGSTSDGERERAIERLEMEECPEALDYLFTVDIFNEGVDIPAVNQVVMLRPTQSAIVFVQQLGRGLRRAEGKDYVVVIDFIGNYQGNYLIPIALFGDRTGARERLRRLVSGGSAELPGASTVTFDSVAAKTVIAAVNQSNMTRVGELKRAYREVKAKVGKVPTLEEFDRLGSLDPTCFFESSLGSYDGFLSKYEPDYTVRFSEVQRDLLRFASVEFGAGKRLAELALIENLLVRSKVTLNSVAEDLRAEVEGWDDGFGVGLSFDSCLMQVRNGSSVLDLSWYEKKDQGKFPPMAVLDGDVVRRSPELEAALTQPWAREFFGQMTELTAVARGLHRRDYGSPFNDRPFCIGQRYTRKDACRLACWEQNVTAQNIGGYLFKDDDWLVFVTYKKDEGISDTIKYHDYFVNRSTLHWMSKNRRTSTSKDGVKLSAFDPDVTRIHLFVKKDDNEGTDHYYLGTMRPGELVDSSLLDKGQPVSVFETEFTLDHPVDQGIYDYIVGA; encoded by the coding sequence ATGAGTATGCCTGCCCAGCGTATAGACGCAACTATCGCCGAGGACATCTCGGCATCGGCCGCCACCGCCCTCGTTGACTGGACGGTCATGTCTAGGGAGGAGCTGCGTCCCCGGCTGCTTGTAAACAACCACAAGGCCGGGGAGAAGGTGCTCGCGCATCTGCTTCGCGAGCTCAGAGGATGTGACTCGTTCGACTTTTCCGTGGCGTTCGTTCGGGAAAGCGGTCTGATCCTCATCGCCGACGTCCTCGAGGAGCTCGCCGCCCGCGGAGTCCGTGGACGCATCCTGACAGGTACATATCTCACGTTTAACGAGCCTCGTGCATTTCGGCGGCTACTCGCTATGGAGAACGTGGATGTGCGCGTCTTCAACGGGAGCCTTCACTCCAAGGGTTATTTCTTCCATCATGCCGGATCCACCCACTTGATCGTCGGTAGCGCGAATCTTACGGACACCGCACTCACGGCCAATCAGGAATGGAACATTGCCCTCTCGTCGACTGACGACGGCGATCTGGTGCGCAGCTCTCGCCGGGAGTTCGAGCGTCTCTGGCATCACGAGAAGACCTCCGAGCTTTCGGAGGGATGGATCGAGGAGTACGAGCGCTTCTATCGAGAGCGGCAAAGGGTTCAGGCAGCCTCGTTCACGCAGACCCTCGATGGGTCCATGGTGGCGCCGAACGCCATGCAGGAGCGCGCCCTTCTCGGCATCGACGAGGTACGACGGCATGGTGGTGATAAGGCGCTTGTGGTCTCTGCAACGGGAACGGGCAAGACCTACCTCGCGGCGTTTGACGTTCGGGCGTGTCGGCCGCGACGTATGCTTTTCGTGGTACACCGCGAGCGAATCGCGCGGGCGGCTATGGAGAGCTTCAGGCGCGTTTTGCCCAAGGGCACGACCATGGGGCTTTATGCGGGCGGGGAGCGCACGCCCGATGCCGATTGCGTCTTTGCCACCGTCCAGACTCTTTCGCGACCCGATCATCTGAACTGCTTTGCCCCCGATGCATTCGATTACATCGTCATCGACGAGGTGCATCGTGCCGGAGCGGCATCCTACCGACGGCTTCTCGACCACTTTGACCCGGCCTTCCTGCTGGGGATGAGCGCCACGCCCGAACGCATGGACGGGTTCGACATCTATGCGCTGTTCGACCACAACATCGCGTACGAGATCCACCTGCAGGATGCCCTCGAGTACGACCTGCTGACCCCGTTCCATTACTTCGGGGTTGCGGATGTGGAGGTCGATGGTCAGCCCCTCGAGGAGAAGGCCGACTTCTCGCGTCTTGTGGCAGATGAGCGCATGAGGCATCTGGCCGAGGCCGTGGAGCGCTACGGCTATTCCGGCGACAAGGTGCGCGGCCTCGTCTTTTGCTCGCGTAACGACGAGGCGGCCGCGATGGCTGAGCGGTTCTGCGATATGGGCTATCGTGCCATGGCCCTTTCGGGTTCCACTTCCGACGGTGAGCGTGAGCGGGCCATCGAGCGCCTCGAGATGGAGGAGTGCCCCGAGGCCCTTGACTACCTGTTCACGGTGGACATCTTCAACGAGGGTGTGGATATCCCCGCAGTCAACCAAGTGGTTATGTTGCGACCCACCCAGTCGGCCATTGTTTTCGTGCAGCAGCTGGGACGAGGCCTCCGTCGTGCAGAAGGCAAGGATTACGTGGTCGTCATAGATTTCATTGGGAACTACCAGGGGAATTACCTGATTCCCATAGCCTTGTTCGGTGACAGGACCGGGGCCCGCGAAAGACTCCGGCGCCTGGTTTCCGGTGGCTCCGCGGAACTGCCCGGTGCGTCTACGGTGACGTTCGACTCGGTGGCTGCCAAGACGGTCATAGCGGCGGTCAACCAGTCGAACATGACAAGGGTGGGAGAACTCAAGCGTGCCTATCGGGAGGTCAAGGCCAAGGTGGGTAAGGTGCCGACTCTCGAGGAGTTCGACCGTCTGGGGTCGCTCGACCCCACATGCTTTTTCGAGTCCTCGTTGGGCAGCTACGACGGCTTCCTCTCGAAGTACGAGCCCGACTACACCGTGCGCTTCTCGGAAGTGCAGCGCGACCTTCTGAGGTTCGCTTCCGTCGAGTTTGGCGCAGGCAAGCGGCTCGCCGAGTTGGCGCTTATCGAGAATCTGCTGGTAAGGTCCAAAGTCACTCTCAACAGTGTCGCCGAGGACCTCCGGGCTGAGGTGGAGGGTTGGGACGATGGCTTCGGGGTGGGGTTGAGTTTCGATTCCTGTCTGATGCAGGTGCGAAACGGCTCCAGCGTTCTCGACCTCTCGTGGTATGAGAAGAAGGACCAGGGCAAGTTCCCGCCCATGGCCGTACTGGACGGCGATGTCGTGAGACGTTCTCCCGAACTAGAGGCGGCCCTGACTCAGCCATGGGCCAGGGAGTTCTTCGGCCAGATGACCGAGTTGACAGCGGTGGCGCGCGGCCTGCATCGACGCGACTACGGCAGCCCGTTCAACGATCGCCCCTTCTGTATCGGTCAGCGGTATACACGAAAGGACGCATGTCGGCTTGCCTGCTGGGAGCAAAACGTCACGGCCCAGAACATCGGCGGGTACCTGTTCAAGGACGACGACTGGCTCGTCTTTGTGACTTACAAGAAGGATGAGGGAATATCCGACACCATCAAGTATCACGATTACTTCGTGAACCGGTCGACACTGCACTGGATGTCAAAGAACCGGCGGACCAGCACGAGCAAAGACGGCGTCAAACTTTCTGCTTTTGACCCTGACGTGACCCGCATCCATCTGTTTGTGAAGAAGGACGACAACGAGGGCACCGACCACTACTATCTGGGCACCATGCGTCCGGGCGAACTCGTGGACTCGTCTCTTCTCGACAAGGGCCAGCCTGTCTCCGTCTTCGAGACCGAGTTTACGCTCGACCATCCTGTGGACCAGGGCATCTACGACTACATCGTGGGGGCTTAG
- a CDS encoding (deoxy)nucleoside triphosphate pyrophosphohydrolase, whose product MKTLHVAAAIIVDGNRILAAQRGYGPMAGGWEFPGGKLETGETGWEACVREIREELEVTVGDGCHFVTVEYDYPDFHLSMECFTCRIVDGTLHLHAHSHLRWVQKDNLQAVHWLPADLEVVEKLEGPLA is encoded by the coding sequence ATGAAGACCCTGCACGTAGCCGCCGCCATCATCGTAGACGGGAACCGCATCCTTGCAGCCCAGCGCGGCTACGGCCCCATGGCCGGAGGGTGGGAGTTCCCCGGCGGCAAACTCGAGACGGGAGAAACCGGGTGGGAAGCCTGTGTCCGCGAGATCCGGGAGGAGCTCGAGGTGACCGTGGGAGACGGCTGCCACTTCGTGACTGTCGAGTACGACTACCCCGACTTCCATCTATCCATGGAGTGTTTCACCTGCAGGATCGTCGATGGGACCCTGCATCTCCATGCCCACAGCCACCTCCGCTGGGTTCAAAAGGACAACCTGCAGGCGGTACACTGGCTGCCCGCCGATCTTGAAGTGGTCGAGAAACTCGAAGGACCCCTTGCCTAA
- a CDS encoding pyridoxal phosphate-dependent aminotransferase — MINEQMYAYGAQKSSIREIAAWGAARAAQIGAENVFDFSLGNPSVPAPPQVNEAIVRALALPPTELHGYTPAAGLPACREAVATSLNRRFGTGYGPGDVFMTVGAAASLSCTFKAVVNPGDEVIVIAPYFPEYRVWIETSGATCVEVPADPVTFDLDVDAVAAALTARTKAVVVNSPNNPVGVVYGTETLTRLAVALEEAERTFDTSIYLVSDEPYREIVYGAEVPWVPGVYGRTVVCYSYSKSLSLPGERIGWVLVPDTNPDHDELVDAVAGAARALGFVCAPSLFQRVIVDCVDVPADVAAYAENRALLCEGLKALGYEYVEPQGAFYLWVKALDPDAQAFFERAREFELLPVPSDSFGCGGWVRVGYCVSRDTIERSMAAWEALAKSYR, encoded by the coding sequence ATGATCAACGAGCAGATGTACGCCTACGGCGCCCAGAAGTCCTCCATCCGCGAGATCGCCGCCTGGGGCGCCGCCCGCGCCGCCCAGATCGGCGCCGAGAACGTCTTCGACTTCTCCCTCGGCAACCCCAGCGTCCCCGCCCCGCCGCAGGTAAACGAGGCCATCGTGCGCGCGCTTGCCCTGCCGCCCACGGAGCTCCACGGCTATACCCCCGCCGCCGGCCTGCCCGCCTGCCGCGAGGCCGTGGCCACCTCCCTCAACCGGCGCTTCGGCACCGGTTACGGCCCCGGCGACGTCTTCATGACCGTGGGCGCTGCCGCCTCGCTCTCCTGTACCTTCAAGGCCGTGGTCAACCCCGGCGACGAGGTCATCGTCATCGCGCCGTACTTCCCCGAGTACCGCGTGTGGATCGAGACCTCCGGCGCCACCTGCGTGGAGGTGCCGGCCGACCCGGTCACCTTCGACCTCGACGTCGACGCCGTCGCCGCCGCCCTCACGGCGCGCACCAAGGCCGTGGTCGTCAACTCGCCCAACAACCCCGTGGGCGTGGTCTACGGCACCGAGACGCTCACCCGCCTGGCCGTGGCACTCGAGGAGGCCGAGCGCACGTTCGACACCTCCATCTACCTCGTGTCCGACGAGCCCTACCGCGAGATCGTCTACGGGGCGGAGGTCCCTTGGGTGCCCGGCGTCTACGGCCGCACCGTCGTGTGCTACTCCTACTCCAAGAGCCTGTCTCTGCCCGGCGAGCGCATCGGCTGGGTGCTCGTGCCCGACACCAACCCCGACCACGACGAGCTCGTGGACGCTGTGGCCGGCGCCGCCCGCGCCCTGGGCTTCGTCTGCGCCCCCTCGCTCTTCCAGCGTGTGATCGTGGACTGCGTGGACGTCCCGGCCGACGTCGCCGCCTATGCCGAGAACCGGGCCCTGCTCTGCGAGGGCCTCAAGGCCCTGGGCTACGAGTATGTGGAGCCACAGGGCGCCTTCTACCTGTGGGTAAAGGCGCTGGATCCCGACGCCCAAGCGTTCTTCGAGCGCGCCCGCGAGTTCGAGCTGCTGCCCGTGCCCAGCGACTCCTTCGGCTGCGGCGGTTGGGTGCGCGTGGGCTACTGCGTCTCCCGCGACACCATCGAGAGGTCCATGGCGGCGTGGGAGGCCCTGGCAAAGAGCTACCGTTAG
- a CDS encoding PHP domain-containing protein — MLQNRCDTHTHTVFSRHAFSTVEEDVRAAAEAGLELLGIADHLSAMVSATGDVREYQHFLNMGCWPRRWHGVTLLRAAEVDILDVDGTLFGQDAMLETGITEMPLEPQSLFDHCTSQCDYLIASIHHAPLFRDLPVARATDLYLKALSHPKVLMAGHMGRAGVPFDTTAVLEYCRAEGRLVEINEHSLDFSPSEVPGHCRELACACAEAGVMVAVNTDAHISCDVGRAPKALAMLEEVHFPQELVATRSAEAFLGAVTRVAGPVEGL, encoded by the coding sequence ATGCTTCAGAACCGCTGCGACACCCACACCCACACCGTGTTCTCGCGCCACGCCTTCTCCACAGTGGAAGAGGACGTCCGCGCGGCCGCCGAGGCGGGCCTCGAGCTCCTCGGCATCGCCGACCATCTCTCGGCCATGGTGTCGGCCACGGGAGACGTGCGCGAGTACCAGCACTTCCTCAACATGGGCTGCTGGCCCCGCCGCTGGCACGGGGTGACGCTGCTTCGCGCCGCCGAGGTGGACATCCTCGACGTGGACGGCACCCTCTTTGGCCAGGACGCCATGCTCGAGACCGGCATAACCGAGATGCCCCTGGAGCCCCAGAGCCTCTTCGACCACTGCACCTCCCAGTGCGACTACCTCATCGCCTCCATCCATCACGCCCCTCTCTTCCGCGACCTGCCCGTGGCCCGGGCCACCGACCTCTACCTCAAGGCCCTCTCGCACCCCAAGGTGCTCATGGCCGGGCACATGGGCCGCGCCGGCGTGCCGTTCGACACGACGGCCGTCCTCGAGTACTGCCGGGCCGAGGGCAGGCTGGTGGAGATCAACGAGCACAGCCTGGACTTCTCGCCCAGCGAGGTGCCGGGCCACTGCCGCGAGCTCGCCTGCGCCTGTGCCGAGGCCGGCGTCATGGTGGCTGTGAACACCGACGCCCACATCTCCTGCGACGTGGGCCGCGCCCCAAAGGCCCTGGCCATGCTGGAGGAGGTCCACTTTCCCCAGGAGCTTGTGGCCACGCGCTCGGCGGAGGCGTTCCTCGGCGCCGTGACCCGCGTCGCAGGCCCGGTGGAGGGCCTCTAG
- a CDS encoding exodeoxyribonuclease III — protein sequence MEKFVSWNVNGIRAILRKDFMAFFDREDADVFGVQETKCQEGQVELDLPGYHQVWSYAEKKGYSGTAVFSKKEPLQVVRKVGLPVADEEGRVCACEFEGYWFVSVYSPNSQDRLQRLPIREEWDAHLTRFLDGLAKDKPVILCGDLNVAHKPIDIDDPEKNAGHAGFTDAERDDLTRLLDSGFVDTFRYLHPTEADVYTWWSYRERARRTNAGWRLDYFLVSDALKDKVAAASCLTQVMGSDHCPVTLTLDLSAPGRS from the coding sequence ATGGAGAAGTTCGTCTCGTGGAACGTCAACGGCATCCGCGCCATCCTGCGCAAGGACTTTATGGCGTTCTTCGACCGGGAGGACGCCGACGTCTTCGGCGTACAGGAGACCAAGTGCCAGGAGGGCCAGGTGGAGCTCGACCTCCCCGGCTACCACCAGGTTTGGAGCTACGCCGAGAAGAAGGGCTACAGCGGCACCGCGGTCTTCTCCAAGAAGGAGCCGCTCCAGGTGGTCCGCAAGGTGGGCCTGCCCGTGGCCGACGAGGAGGGCCGCGTCTGCGCCTGCGAGTTCGAGGGGTACTGGTTTGTCTCGGTCTACTCGCCCAACTCCCAGGACCGGCTCCAGCGCCTGCCTATCCGCGAGGAGTGGGACGCCCACCTCACGAGGTTCCTCGACGGCCTGGCCAAGGACAAACCCGTCATCCTGTGCGGCGACCTCAACGTGGCCCACAAGCCCATCGACATCGACGACCCCGAGAAGAACGCCGGCCACGCCGGCTTCACCGACGCCGAGCGAGACGACCTCACCCGCCTGCTGGACTCCGGCTTCGTGGACACCTTCCGCTACCTGCATCCCACGGAGGCCGACGTCTACACCTGGTGGAGCTACCGCGAGCGCGCCCGCCGTACCAACGCCGGCTGGCGCCTGGACTACTTCCTGGTGTCCGACGCCCTCAAGGACAAGGTCGCGGCGGCCAGCTGCCTCACCCAGGTCATGGGGTCGGACCACTGCCCCGTGACGCTCACGCTGGACCTCTCCGCCCCGGGTCGTTCGTGA
- a CDS encoding BglG family transcription antiterminator, whose product MNARQGELLRRLLDAEGHLTAVELADDLGCSERTIRSDVGVLRDAMAREGLHTTVDARRGAGIGLTVVPGEHDSLLRLLGESDTSMHPRFERLCQEILLMVATPGPHSSRSLASALYRTPTQVQRDLHWWRGVLGKRHLASVKGRSVDVEGDEWALRGFVMSLLFALAPPAVRSHILPMLTDGLSAEDLAAIEECEEDLQDVLGFEFSGNAAWQLSVYLVLMLVRIRLGHVIESWPHGQEPHGVLRKLGAKLERRCAVAVSDAELALLWDMARCCTWQWSLAALDAAEPSERARTIVGAMDRALAAAFGEPLSPALIKPLAILVESSLVRRACGLSALNPNECSVKYDAMDAAAAVSSVLCSVPEFVDADLYGSDYGRLLLALLDYIESTGSLRSLRVGLVVNSGIDLAIWGAARIERLSPRLKVVDVLNGQRVEAAGGLAAADLERFDFLVSFEPLSVDYPSITVSPAVSRADVDAIIDSIPLWRRGRTPIPWARKTLPALADAHGLVGALYEDLCAEGLLAMGEERFRWLLRELSCVKGRTLVWCWCGPDVKAAGIRIYTVSGAPQGAVQWPSVAVLVLPISERGQLAVQTRWFKQLVAEFADLGTPADDEFLSTLTRQEGAVWA is encoded by the coding sequence GTGAACGCGAGACAGGGGGAGCTTCTTCGCAGGCTCTTGGATGCGGAGGGCCATCTCACGGCCGTGGAGCTCGCGGATGACCTGGGCTGCTCCGAGCGTACGATACGGTCGGACGTGGGGGTGCTGCGGGACGCGATGGCCCGCGAGGGGCTGCACACCACCGTGGACGCCAGGCGCGGTGCCGGCATCGGCCTCACCGTGGTCCCGGGAGAGCACGACTCGCTGCTGCGTCTTCTGGGTGAGAGCGACACGTCCATGCACCCACGCTTCGAGCGCCTGTGCCAGGAGATTCTGCTGATGGTGGCCACGCCGGGCCCCCATAGCTCCCGTAGCCTGGCCTCTGCCCTCTACCGCACGCCCACGCAGGTGCAGCGCGACCTTCACTGGTGGCGCGGGGTCTTGGGAAAGAGGCACCTTGCGTCGGTCAAGGGGCGTTCCGTGGACGTGGAAGGCGACGAATGGGCCCTTCGCGGCTTTGTCATGTCGCTTCTCTTCGCCCTGGCGCCTCCGGCCGTGCGCTCCCACATCCTGCCCATGCTCACCGACGGGCTCTCGGCGGAGGACCTTGCTGCCATCGAGGAGTGCGAGGAGGACCTCCAGGATGTCCTGGGTTTTGAGTTTTCCGGCAACGCCGCTTGGCAGCTCTCGGTGTACCTGGTCCTCATGCTGGTGCGCATTCGCCTGGGCCACGTCATCGAGTCGTGGCCGCACGGCCAGGAGCCCCACGGGGTCCTGCGAAAGCTCGGTGCCAAGCTGGAGAGGCGCTGCGCCGTTGCCGTGAGCGACGCCGAGCTGGCGCTGCTCTGGGACATGGCGCGGTGCTGCACGTGGCAGTGGAGCCTTGCCGCCCTGGATGCGGCCGAGCCCAGCGAGCGTGCGCGCACCATCGTGGGCGCCATGGACCGGGCCCTGGCCGCCGCCTTTGGCGAGCCCCTGTCCCCTGCCCTGATCAAGCCCCTGGCCATCCTCGTCGAGAGCAGCCTCGTGCGCCGCGCCTGCGGGCTCTCGGCGCTCAACCCCAACGAGTGCTCGGTCAAATACGACGCCATGGATGCGGCTGCGGCCGTCTCGTCGGTGCTCTGCTCGGTGCCCGAGTTTGTGGACGCCGACCTCTACGGGTCGGACTATGGACGCCTCTTGCTGGCGCTGCTCGACTACATCGAGTCGACGGGGTCGCTGCGCTCGTTGCGCGTGGGCCTTGTGGTCAACTCGGGTATCGACCTGGCCATCTGGGGGGCGGCCCGCATCGAGCGCCTGTCGCCACGCCTCAAGGTGGTCGACGTGCTCAACGGGCAGAGGGTCGAGGCTGCGGGTGGCCTCGCTGCCGCCGACCTGGAGCGGTTCGACTTCCTCGTCTCCTTTGAGCCGCTGTCGGTAGACTATCCCAGCATCACGGTGTCACCGGCGGTCTCCCGCGCCGACGTCGACGCCATAATCGACTCCATCCCCCTTTGGCGTCGCGGCCGCACGCCCATACCCTGGGCCCGAAAAACGCTGCCTGCATTGGCTGACGCCCATGGGCTCGTGGGGGCGCTCTATGAGGACCTCTGCGCCGAGGGGCTCCTTGCCATGGGGGAGGAGCGGTTCCGCTGGCTCTTGCGGGAACTCTCGTGCGTCAAGGGGCGCACGCTGGTGTGGTGCTGGTGCGGCCCCGACGTAAAGGCTGCCGGCATTCGCATCTATACGGTGTCCGGTGCCCCCCAGGGGGCGGTGCAGTGGCCGTCCGTGGCGGTGCTGGTGCTCCCGATCTCCGAGCGTGGTCAGCTCGCGGTGCAGACCCGTTGGTTCAAGCAGCTCGTGGCTGAGTTCGCCGACCTGGGGACCCCGGCAGACGACGAGTTCCTCTCCACGCTCACCCGCCAAGAGGGGGCGGTCTGGGCGTAG